The proteins below come from a single Cylindrospermopsis raciborskii Cr2010 genomic window:
- a CDS encoding S66 peptidase family protein, giving the protein MHNVNSSKIAPTLLPSPLRPGDLLRVIAPSGGLREITAFEKGVKIWRDRGYNVQISDNIEKRYGYLAGTDDHRRHQLCAAWQDPQCRGIICARGGFGSARILENWHWEQNPPDPKWLIGFSDITVLLWSLYKGGISGVHAPVLTTLCDEPPWSIERLFDWVEGRAIHQLQGKGWGNGQVTGILLPGNLTVATHLLGTPLLPPMDGVILALEDVTEAPYRIDRMLTQWRLSGILSQVKGIALGGFTNCQPPPNIPSLTIQEVLCDRLSDLGIPIVSDLPFGHDIPNAALPVGVRARLDAVQGTLEIL; this is encoded by the coding sequence ATGCACAATGTAAACTCCTCTAAGATTGCTCCAACTTTATTACCGTCTCCCCTGAGACCAGGGGATCTATTACGCGTTATTGCTCCCAGTGGTGGACTCAGAGAAATTACAGCTTTTGAAAAGGGTGTAAAAATTTGGCGAGACCGTGGTTATAATGTTCAAATTAGTGATAACATAGAAAAGCGATATGGCTATCTCGCGGGCACTGATGACCACCGTCGTCACCAGTTGTGCGCAGCATGGCAAGATCCCCAATGTCGTGGAATTATTTGTGCTAGAGGGGGGTTTGGTAGTGCTCGTATTTTGGAAAATTGGCACTGGGAGCAAAATCCACCAGACCCAAAATGGCTAATTGGATTCTCTGATATTACCGTTCTACTGTGGAGTCTATATAAAGGGGGAATTTCTGGTGTACATGCACCTGTACTGACTACTTTATGTGATGAACCACCATGGTCAATTGAAAGGTTATTTGACTGGGTAGAGGGTAGAGCTATTCACCAATTACAGGGTAAAGGTTGGGGAAACGGTCAGGTAACAGGAATATTACTTCCTGGAAACTTGACTGTAGCTACCCATCTTTTAGGAACACCCCTTTTACCACCAATGGATGGTGTAATATTAGCTTTGGAGGATGTTACTGAAGCACCTTATCGAATTGACAGAATGTTGACTCAATGGCGATTAAGTGGTATTCTTAGTCAAGTAAAAGGTATTGCTTTGGGAGGGTTTACTAATTGTCAACCACCCCCTAATATACCAAGCTTGACTATACAGGAAGTTTTATGCGATCGCCTATCTGATTTAGGTATACCTATTGTGTCTGACCTACCTTTTGGTCATGACATTCCTAATGCTGCTTTACCTGTGGGAGTACGAGCAAGATTAGATGCGGTGCAAGGAACATTAGAAATTCTCTGA
- the aroC gene encoding chorismate synthase produces the protein MGSTFGHLFRITTFGESHGGGVGVIIDGCPPRLEISPAEIQFELDRRRPGQSKITTPRKEADSCEILSGVFEGKTLGTPIAILVRNKDTRSQDYDEMSEKYRPSHADATYDAKYGFRNWQGGGRSSARETIGRVAAGAIAKKILLQVAGVEIIAYVKRIKDLEGTVDTNTVTLADVESNIVRCPDAEIAPQMIELIEKTGRDGNSIGGVVECVVRNVPKGLGEPVFDKLEADLAKAVMSLPASKGFEIGSGFAGTLLTGFEHNDEFYIGPHGDIRTVTNRSGGIQGGISNGENIILRVAFKPTATIRKEQKTVTKEGEETVLAGKGRHDPCVLPRAVPMVDGMVALVLCDHLLRHYAQCKLL, from the coding sequence ATGGGTAGCACATTTGGTCATCTTTTCCGAATTACGACATTTGGTGAATCTCACGGTGGAGGTGTGGGAGTTATAATTGATGGTTGTCCTCCTAGACTGGAGATTTCTCCCGCAGAAATTCAATTTGAACTGGATAGAAGAAGACCAGGACAAAGTAAAATCACCACACCCCGCAAAGAAGCAGACAGCTGTGAGATTTTATCCGGGGTGTTTGAGGGTAAGACCCTGGGAACACCAATTGCCATTCTGGTGAGGAATAAAGATACCCGCTCCCAGGATTATGACGAAATGTCTGAAAAATACCGTCCCTCCCACGCGGATGCTACCTACGACGCTAAATATGGATTCAGAAATTGGCAGGGTGGTGGTAGATCTTCTGCACGTGAAACCATCGGTAGGGTAGCAGCAGGGGCGATCGCCAAGAAGATTTTACTTCAGGTAGCAGGTGTGGAAATTATTGCTTACGTTAAACGTATTAAGGATTTGGAGGGAACTGTTGACACTAATACTGTGACTCTAGCAGATGTGGAGAGTAATATTGTCCGCTGTCCTGACGCAGAAATTGCACCCCAGATGATAGAACTAATTGAGAAAACCGGTAGGGATGGTAATTCCATTGGTGGGGTGGTAGAGTGCGTGGTGCGCAACGTTCCTAAAGGTTTAGGAGAACCGGTTTTTGACAAGTTGGAAGCTGATTTAGCCAAAGCTGTTATGTCTCTACCTGCTAGTAAAGGTTTTGAGATTGGTTCTGGCTTTGCAGGAACTTTATTAACGGGTTTTGAACATAATGATGAATTCTATATAGGTCCCCATGGTGATATTAGAACTGTTACTAACCGTTCGGGTGGAATTCAAGGGGGAATTTCTAATGGTGAAAATATTATTTTAAGAGTTGCTTTTAAACCAACTGCGACTATTAGAAAGGAACAAAAAACAGTCACCAAGGAAGGGGAAGAAACCGTCTTAGCGGGAAAGGGAAGACATGATCCTTGTGTTTTACCCCGTGCAGTACCTATGGTGGATGGAATGGTAGCTTTGGTTTTATGTGATCATCTATTGAGACACTATGCACAATGTAAACTCCTCTAA
- a CDS encoding diflavin flavoprotein, which produces MIESKPRDVQIGSIGTNTQILRARSWSRLRFEIEYGLCRGTTANSYLITADKIAIIDPPGASFINIYLAALQNQIHWQNLDYVILGHFSPNRVPTLTALLELAPQITFVCSLPSANNLHSTFPDEDLKILIMRGKETLDLGQGHILKFLPNPSPRWPEALCTYDPQTQILYTGKLFAAHLCNDQVFDDNLDSNYQELEEDQKYYFNCLMAPHITHVEAALEKIAHLQVQIYGVGHGPLIRSGLIKLTQSYFQWSHAQKEREISVALLYASAYGNTATLAQAIALGITKTGIAVKSINCEFTSPEEIHTTVEKADALIIGTPTIGGHAPTPIQTALAIVLATSDNSKLVGVFGSYGWSGEALDIVETKLKHAGFPFGFDTLKVKFKPDELTLKICEEMGRDFGQNLKKTKKTHPPREIATPTEQAVGKIVGSVCVLTTKQAEISMAILVTWVSQATFKPPGITVAIAKERAIECLMYIGSKFVLNIFSEGIHTDYIKSFRRNFTPIEHHLSGIKTIVGENNSPILADAAAYLECSVNQHLDCGDHWVIYATVDHGKLINPDGVTAINKTKAS; this is translated from the coding sequence ATGATAGAATCTAAACCACGGGATGTACAAATTGGGAGTATTGGGACTAACACACAGATTTTAAGAGCTAGAAGTTGGTCACGATTAAGATTTGAAATTGAATATGGACTTTGTCGTGGTACAACTGCCAACTCCTATTTAATCACAGCAGATAAAATTGCCATCATTGATCCACCCGGTGCAAGTTTCATCAACATTTATCTAGCAGCTTTACAAAACCAAATCCATTGGCAAAACTTAGACTATGTAATTTTGGGTCACTTTAGTCCCAATCGCGTACCAACCTTAACAGCATTATTGGAACTAGCACCACAAATTACTTTTGTTTGTTCTCTTCCTAGTGCTAATAATTTACATTCCACTTTCCCAGACGAAGATCTGAAGATTTTGATTATGCGGGGGAAAGAAACTTTAGATTTAGGTCAAGGTCATATTTTAAAATTCCTCCCCAATCCTAGTCCTAGATGGCCAGAAGCACTTTGTACTTATGACCCACAAACCCAAATTCTTTATACCGGTAAATTATTTGCAGCTCATCTTTGTAATGATCAGGTTTTTGATGACAATTTAGATAGTAATTACCAGGAATTGGAAGAAGATCAAAAATACTATTTTAATTGTTTAATGGCGCCCCACATAACCCATGTAGAAGCAGCACTAGAAAAAATTGCCCACTTGCAAGTTCAAATTTATGGAGTAGGTCATGGTCCATTAATTCGTAGTGGGTTAATTAAGTTAACTCAATCCTATTTTCAATGGAGTCACGCTCAAAAAGAGCGGGAAATATCCGTAGCTTTACTTTATGCTTCCGCTTATGGAAATACAGCTACCCTAGCACAAGCAATAGCTCTGGGGATAACTAAAACTGGTATAGCAGTCAAATCTATTAATTGTGAATTTACCTCCCCCGAAGAAATTCATACCACCGTGGAAAAAGCAGACGCTTTAATTATTGGTACCCCTACTATCGGTGGTCATGCACCTACACCCATTCAAACCGCATTAGCTATTGTGTTAGCTACTAGCGATAACAGCAAATTGGTGGGTGTATTCGGTTCCTACGGATGGAGTGGAGAAGCTTTAGATATAGTGGAAACAAAACTGAAACATGCAGGATTTCCCTTTGGATTTGATACTCTAAAAGTCAAATTCAAACCTGACGAACTAACATTAAAAATCTGTGAGGAAATGGGTAGAGACTTTGGTCAAAACCTAAAAAAGACCAAAAAAACTCACCCACCCCGGGAAATTGCCACACCAACAGAACAAGCAGTAGGTAAAATAGTTGGATCCGTATGTGTATTGACTACTAAACAAGCAGAAATTTCCATGGCAATCTTGGTCACCTGGGTTTCTCAAGCTACATTTAAACCACCGGGAATTACAGTGGCGATCGCTAAGGAAAGAGCCATAGAATGTCTAATGTACATTGGCAGTAAATTTGTACTGAATATTTTCAGTGAAGGTATTCACACAGACTATATAAAATCCTTCCGCAGGAATTTTACTCCCATAGAACACCATCTGAGTGGGATTAAAACTATAGTAGGGGAAAATAACTCTCCTATTCTAGCTGATGCAGCTGCTTATTTAGAATGTTCCGTTAATCAGCATTTAGATTGTGGAGATCATTGGGTAATTTATGCCACCGTTGACCACGGTAAACTCATCAATCCTGATGGAGTGACAGCCATAAATAAGACAAAAGCCTCATAA
- a CDS encoding diflavin flavoprotein — MVAISETPRLTIQTVEIAPNTIAIRSLDWDRDRFDIEFSLQNGTTYNSYLIQGEETILIDTSHQKFRQLYLETLNNLVDPQTIDYIIVSHTEPDHSGLIEDVLRLAPRATVLASRVAIQFLEGLVHSPFSKRIVKSGDRVNIGKGHEIEFVSAPNLHWPDTIFSFDRKTQILYTCDAFGMHFCDHRTFDEDLEAIEADFRFYYDCLMGPNSRSLLNAMKRMGELGKIKIIASGHGPLLYHHLETLTEHYQNWSQKQTKTENTVGLFYVSGYGYSDQLAHAIGDGLQKTGVGVEIIDLHRDNLAEIQELATRASGLIVGMPPSSSTVAQAGISCILAGVKSHQFLGLFESFGSDDQPIDILGRKFIDLGIKEGFTAIRMREIPSESTYKMCTRAGTNLGKLILEKTNNNQTKSLDVNMEKALGRISSGLYIITAKKGEISDGMMASWVAQASFQPLGFTIAVAHDRPINNLLQPGDRFILNVLAEGNYQELKKHFLKRLLPGMDRFAGVKFQPGKNGSPILNDALAYMECEVISRMECSDHRILYCTVEDGKVSQTNGLTAVRHRKVGNYY, encoded by the coding sequence ATGGTAGCGATATCAGAGACACCACGTTTGACCATCCAAACTGTAGAAATTGCTCCCAATACCATTGCGATTCGTTCTCTAGATTGGGATCGTGATCGCTTTGATATTGAGTTTAGTTTACAAAATGGCACGACCTATAATTCCTATTTAATACAGGGTGAAGAGACCATTCTGATTGATACATCCCATCAGAAATTTCGTCAATTGTATTTAGAGACCCTAAATAACCTAGTTGACCCTCAGACCATTGATTATATCATTGTTAGTCATACTGAACCCGACCATAGTGGATTAATAGAAGACGTGCTGAGATTAGCACCTAGAGCTACAGTATTAGCATCCAGAGTTGCCATTCAATTTTTAGAAGGTTTGGTACATAGTCCCTTTTCTAAAAGAATAGTTAAAAGTGGCGATCGCGTGAATATTGGCAAGGGACATGAAATAGAATTTGTCAGCGCTCCCAACTTACATTGGCCAGACACAATTTTTAGCTTTGATCGCAAAACCCAGATTCTTTACACCTGTGATGCTTTTGGGATGCACTTTTGTGATCATCGCACTTTCGACGAAGATTTAGAAGCGATTGAGGCGGATTTTAGATTTTATTATGATTGCCTAATGGGTCCAAATTCCCGTTCTTTATTAAATGCTATGAAGAGAATGGGTGAACTAGGTAAAATTAAAATTATTGCTAGTGGACATGGACCCTTACTCTATCATCATCTGGAAACCCTAACCGAACATTATCAAAATTGGAGTCAAAAACAAACCAAGACAGAGAACACTGTAGGTTTATTTTATGTTTCTGGTTATGGATATAGTGATCAGTTAGCTCATGCAATTGGTGATGGTTTACAAAAAACAGGTGTGGGGGTAGAAATCATTGATTTGCATAGAGACAACCTTGCAGAAATTCAAGAACTAGCCACTAGAGCATCGGGTTTAATTGTAGGAATGCCACCGAGTTCTTCAACGGTTGCTCAAGCAGGTATTAGTTGCATTTTAGCTGGAGTCAAAAGTCATCAGTTCCTAGGTTTATTTGAGTCTTTTGGCAGTGATGACCAACCGATAGATATCTTAGGAAGAAAGTTTATTGATTTAGGAATTAAAGAGGGATTTACTGCCATTCGCATGAGAGAAATTCCTAGCGAATCCACCTATAAAATGTGTACTAGAGCAGGTACAAATTTAGGGAAATTGATCCTAGAGAAAACCAATAATAACCAGACGAAATCTCTGGATGTGAACATGGAAAAAGCCCTAGGGAGAATTAGTAGTGGACTATATATTATAACTGCTAAAAAAGGTGAAATTAGCGATGGCATGATGGCTTCTTGGGTAGCACAAGCTAGTTTTCAACCCTTGGGATTTACCATAGCAGTTGCCCATGATCGACCTATTAATAATCTATTACAACCAGGCGATCGCTTTATTCTTAACGTCTTAGCAGAAGGAAACTATCAAGAGTTGAAAAAACACTTTCTCAAACGATTACTACCAGGTATGGATAGATTTGCAGGAGTGAAATTTCAACCTGGTAAAAATGGTTCACCAATTTTAAATGACGCCCTAGCATATATGGAATGTGAAGTCATCAGCAGGATGGAATGTAGTGACCATAGGATCTTATATTGCACTGTTGAAGATGGCAAAGTTTCCCAGACTAATGGTTTAACAGCAGTGCGTCACCGTAAAGTAGGAAACTATTATTAA
- the dapF gene encoding diaminopimelate epimerase — translation MTIEFTKYHGLGNDFILIDNRCDLTPLITPEMAIRMCDRHFGIGADGVIFALPGQKGTDYTMRIFNSDGSEPEMCGNGIRCLAAFLTELEGISRSKDYYLIHTLAGVIRPQLTDDGQVRVDMGSPRLLAQEIPTTLAPGNSKVINLPLEIGNQTWHITCVSMGNPHCITFVEDVASIPLEIIGPEFEHHPVFPQRTNTEFIQVVNPHHLKMRVWERGAGITLACGTGACASLVAGVLNNLCDRMAIIELPGGNLEIEWSETDQRIYMTGPAERVFTGKM, via the coding sequence ATGACCATAGAATTTACAAAGTATCACGGTTTGGGCAATGATTTTATTCTGATTGACAACCGTTGTGACCTAACTCCCCTAATTACCCCCGAAATGGCCATAAGGATGTGCGATCGCCATTTTGGCATTGGTGCTGACGGTGTTATTTTTGCCCTTCCCGGTCAAAAGGGAACAGACTACACCATGAGAATTTTCAATTCCGATGGTTCGGAACCAGAAATGTGTGGTAACGGTATTCGCTGTTTAGCTGCTTTTTTAACCGAATTGGAAGGAATTTCCCGCAGTAAGGACTACTATTTAATTCACACCCTAGCTGGTGTAATTAGACCCCAACTGACGGATGATGGTCAAGTGAGGGTAGATATGGGTTCACCTCGTTTACTTGCTCAGGAGATTCCCACAACCCTAGCACCTGGTAACAGCAAGGTAATTAACCTCCCCCTAGAAATTGGGAACCAAACTTGGCATATTACCTGTGTAAGCATGGGGAATCCTCATTGTATTACCTTTGTGGAGGATGTAGCGAGTATTCCCTTAGAAATTATTGGTCCTGAATTTGAACATCATCCAGTTTTTCCTCAACGTACCAACACAGAGTTCATTCAGGTTGTTAATCCTCATCACTTAAAAATGCGAGTGTGGGAAAGAGGAGCAGGTATTACCCTAGCGTGTGGTACAGGTGCTTGTGCTTCCCTAGTTGCTGGAGTTTTGAATAATTTATGCGATCGCATGGCGATTATAGAACTACCGGGGGGGAACTTAGAAATTGAATGGTCAGAAACCGATCAAAGGATTTATATGACCGGTCCAGCGGAGCGGGTATTTACCGGTAAAATGTAA
- a CDS encoding Hfq-related RNA-binding protein → MPPIEFDTTLPSIRQIQNWIKQKTTVQFKLTTGDTITARIFWQDVNCICVVDSQDDHITINRLAIVYLKVSHDSNPPT, encoded by the coding sequence ATGCCACCCATAGAATTTGACACCACTTTACCCAGTATTCGACAAATACAAAACTGGATCAAGCAGAAAACTACTGTGCAGTTTAAATTGACTACTGGTGATACTATCACTGCTAGGATTTTTTGGCAAGATGTTAACTGTATATGTGTGGTGGATTCTCAAGATGACCATATTACAATTAATAGACTGGCTATTGTCTATTTAAAGGTGTCCCATGATAGCAATCCACCAACATAA
- a CDS encoding cation:proton antiporter domain-containing protein, with translation MQEDFRLIVDLVSVFAVAACGGMLAALLKQPVLLGYLVGGMIVGPTGLGLIREVVQVETLAQFGVAFLLFALGVEFSFSQLKKVRAIALGGGGLQIILTIITTVIVCGITGAWETLPAKGVFLGSILSLSSTAVVLKCLMERNETETTHAQVMLGILVIQDLALGLMLAILPALHQPGESIGLALFNAIARIALFAAGAVVVGIWIMPRILRLLARTESRELFLLGVVTLCLSIAILTEYLGLSIEMGAFVAGLMISEVEYADETLTIVEPLRDVFASLFFASIGMLIDPVFLWQNLDLILGLVALVFLGKFLIITPLVKLFRYPLKTALIAGLGLAQIGEFSFVLASEGQVLGLVSRHVYLLIVGTTAVTLMLTPFVLRVIPFLFNLVEFIPWLKPYLVDERAEDFTEDLPTKDHVVICGYGRIGQNLVRLLEPYQLPVVVIEQSESRIQQLRESGIPYVYGNAVSFHVLETAGVNYAKAMAIALPDPTSIRLCLKRALELSPELDLVVRATQDKNIEVLYQLGAKEVVQPEFEASLEMASHLLMDVGLGKELIEQKMQQIRQDHYLDLRPEWSAAQVSQHLQKVTQDLNRRWYDLPVNSPLIGMTLEELDMRRLIGVSLMAIRRADGTEIDYPHNGTRLESGDRLLVVGADEELTALVDFAQGSIAVPGGASACQWVTVQVNSPILGNNLADLIYKDYGIKVQAIRRDGKLSGNPTNVDLKVGDQVLLCGNLPQHYPEQMEKLLDKPFVIQALSDVHE, from the coding sequence GTGCAAGAAGATTTTCGGTTGATTGTGGATTTGGTTTCAGTGTTTGCTGTCGCTGCTTGTGGTGGAATGTTAGCAGCTTTGCTGAAACAACCTGTCCTCCTGGGATATCTGGTGGGAGGAATGATTGTTGGACCCACCGGATTGGGTTTAATCAGGGAGGTAGTGCAAGTAGAAACTCTTGCACAATTTGGTGTAGCTTTTTTATTGTTTGCCTTGGGGGTAGAATTTTCCTTTAGTCAGCTGAAAAAGGTAAGGGCTATAGCGTTGGGCGGTGGGGGATTACAAATTATTCTCACTATTATTACTACTGTGATTGTTTGTGGTATTACCGGTGCTTGGGAAACTTTACCTGCTAAGGGCGTATTTTTAGGTTCTATTCTTTCTCTCTCATCTACAGCAGTTGTTCTCAAATGTTTGATGGAGCGCAATGAAACAGAGACAACCCATGCTCAGGTGATGCTAGGTATTTTGGTGATTCAGGACCTAGCTCTAGGTTTAATGCTGGCAATTTTGCCCGCTCTCCATCAACCAGGAGAATCTATAGGTTTAGCACTCTTCAATGCCATCGCGCGCATTGCTTTATTTGCAGCGGGCGCTGTAGTTGTTGGTATTTGGATAATGCCACGTATATTGCGTCTTTTAGCACGCACGGAAAGTCGAGAGTTGTTCCTATTGGGTGTGGTGACCTTATGTTTATCTATTGCCATCCTAACCGAATATTTGGGTCTTTCCATTGAAATGGGAGCTTTTGTCGCGGGGTTAATGATTTCTGAGGTGGAATATGCGGACGAAACATTGACGATTGTTGAACCGCTACGAGATGTTTTTGCCAGTTTGTTTTTTGCTTCTATCGGGATGTTAATTGATCCGGTGTTTTTATGGCAAAATCTGGATTTGATTCTGGGTTTAGTTGCTCTGGTGTTCCTAGGGAAGTTTTTAATTATTACCCCCTTGGTTAAATTATTTCGCTACCCACTTAAAACAGCTTTGATTGCCGGATTAGGATTGGCTCAAATCGGTGAGTTTTCTTTTGTACTTGCTAGTGAGGGTCAGGTGTTAGGGTTGGTTTCCCGTCATGTGTATTTGTTGATTGTGGGGACAACAGCTGTTACTTTAATGTTGACTCCCTTCGTGCTGAGAGTCATACCATTTTTATTTAATTTAGTAGAGTTTATACCTTGGTTAAAACCCTATCTAGTGGATGAAAGAGCAGAGGATTTTACAGAAGACCTACCCACCAAAGATCATGTGGTAATTTGTGGTTATGGTCGCATCGGTCAAAATTTGGTGCGGTTGCTAGAACCCTACCAGTTACCTGTGGTAGTGATTGAACAGTCAGAAAGTCGAATTCAGCAGTTACGGGAATCGGGAATACCTTATGTATATGGTAATGCAGTTAGTTTTCACGTGTTAGAAACCGCTGGAGTAAACTATGCCAAAGCAATGGCGATCGCACTTCCTGACCCTACAAGCATTCGTCTATGTTTAAAAAGGGCTTTGGAGTTATCACCGGAATTAGATTTAGTGGTGCGTGCTACTCAGGATAAGAATATTGAGGTACTTTATCAGTTGGGTGCGAAGGAAGTAGTGCAACCAGAATTTGAAGCTAGTTTGGAAATGGCCTCCCACTTACTAATGGATGTGGGACTAGGGAAAGAGCTAATAGAGCAAAAAATGCAGCAAATACGTCAAGATCATTATTTGGATTTACGACCAGAATGGTCTGCTGCTCAAGTTTCCCAGCACCTACAGAAAGTCACCCAGGATTTAAACCGTCGTTGGTATGACCTACCTGTTAATTCTCCTTTAATTGGGATGACCTTAGAGGAATTGGATATGCGTCGTCTCATTGGAGTTAGTTTAATGGCTATTCGTCGTGCTGATGGCACAGAAATAGATTATCCCCATAATGGTACACGACTAGAATCAGGCGATCGCCTATTGGTGGTGGGTGCAGATGAGGAACTAACAGCTTTAGTAGATTTTGCCCAGGGTAGTATTGCAGTTCCAGGGGGAGCAAGTGCTTGTCAGTGGGTAACAGTTCAGGTTAATTCTCCCATTTTGGGTAATAATTTGGCGGATTTGATTTATAAAGATTATGGAATAAAAGTGCAAGCAATCCGTCGGGATGGTAAGTTAAGTGGTAATCCCACCAATGTGGATCTGAAAGTTGGAGATCAGGTTTTACTATGTGGTAACTTGCCTCAACACTACCCAGAGCAGATGGAAAAGTTACTTGACAAACCGTTTGTTATACAAGCCCTATCTGATGTTCATGAATAA
- the thiS gene encoding sulfur carrier protein ThiS — translation MYVTLQVNGESRTVPPATCLPELLRKLGFNPRLVAVEYNGEILHHQFWSETQIQDGDHLEIVTIVGGG, via the coding sequence ATGTATGTCACCTTACAAGTAAATGGAGAAAGTCGCACCGTTCCACCAGCAACTTGTTTACCAGAATTACTGCGAAAACTGGGTTTTAACCCTCGATTGGTAGCTGTGGAATACAATGGTGAAATTTTACACCATCAATTTTGGTCAGAAACCCAAATCCAGGATGGTGACCACCTGGAAATTGTTACCATTGTGGGTGGAGGCTAA
- the obgE gene encoding GTPase ObgE codes for MQFIDQAIIEVEAGKGGDGIVAFRREKYVPAGGPSGGNGGKGGSVIFVADPNLQTLLDFRYKHLFKAENGDRGGPNNCTGAGGKDLIVEVPCGTAIYDGTTDGLLCDLVEPQQRFRAAEGGKGGLGNQHFLSNRNRAPEYSLPGLEGEKKVLRLELKLLAEVGIIGLPNAGKSTLISSLSAARPKIADYPFTTLIPNLGVVKKPTGDGTVFADIPGLIEGASNGAGLGHDFLRHIERTRILLHLIDSTSEDVIADYHTIQAELKAYDRGLAKRPQILALNKVDAVDQEVVDLNGLATRLNHLSLAPVFIISAVTRTGLDAMMQEIWQVLDQINPVQTKI; via the coding sequence ATGCAATTTATAGACCAAGCAATTATTGAGGTAGAAGCAGGTAAAGGTGGTGATGGTATTGTGGCTTTCCGCAGGGAAAAATATGTCCCAGCAGGTGGTCCTTCCGGTGGAAACGGAGGGAAGGGCGGTTCGGTAATTTTTGTGGCAGATCCCAATCTCCAAACTCTATTGGACTTTAGATACAAACACTTATTTAAAGCGGAAAATGGCGATCGTGGTGGTCCCAATAATTGTACGGGTGCTGGTGGCAAAGATTTAATTGTGGAAGTTCCCTGCGGTACTGCTATTTATGATGGAACAACGGATGGTTTATTATGTGATTTAGTGGAACCACAACAACGGTTTCGCGCAGCAGAAGGAGGTAAGGGTGGACTGGGAAATCAGCACTTTCTCAGTAACCGCAACCGCGCTCCAGAATACTCACTCCCCGGTCTGGAAGGAGAAAAAAAGGTTTTGCGCTTGGAGTTAAAACTGTTAGCAGAAGTCGGTATTATCGGTTTACCCAATGCTGGTAAGTCAACTTTAATCTCTTCCCTGTCTGCTGCACGTCCCAAAATCGCTGATTATCCTTTTACTACCCTAATTCCTAATTTGGGTGTGGTGAAAAAACCCACGGGTGATGGTACGGTATTTGCTGATATTCCAGGTCTAATTGAGGGCGCATCCAATGGTGCAGGCCTAGGTCATGACTTCTTACGTCACATCGAACGCACCCGAATCCTCTTACATCTCATAGATAGTACCAGTGAAGATGTTATTGCTGACTATCACACTATTCAAGCAGAACTCAAAGCCTACGACAGAGGCTTGGCTAAACGACCACAGATTTTAGCTCTTAACAAGGTTGATGCTGTGGATCAAGAAGTTGTGGATTTAAATGGACTAGCTACAAGGTTAAATCACCTATCCCTAGCCCCAGTTTTTATTATTTCCGCTGTCACTCGCACAGGGTTAGATGCTATGATGCAAGAAATATGGCAAGTACTAGATCAGATTAATCCTGTTCAAACAAAAATATAA
- a CDS encoding RNA recognition motif domain-containing protein, whose amino-acid sequence MTIYIGNLSYRATEADLKAVFADYGEVKRVVLPTDRETGKMRGFAFVEMNEDAQEDAAISELDGAEWMGRQLRVNKAKPKEENNRENRPRKGHSKG is encoded by the coding sequence ATGACTATCTACATTGGAAATCTCTCTTACCGCGCAACTGAAGCAGACTTAAAAGCCGTGTTTGCAGATTATGGCGAGGTAAAAAGAGTTGTTTTACCTACTGACCGCGAAACAGGAAAGATGCGCGGGTTCGCTTTTGTTGAAATGAACGAAGATGCACAAGAAGATGCTGCCATATCAGAATTGGACGGTGCAGAATGGATGGGTCGTCAACTAAGAGTGAACAAAGCTAAACCAAAAGAGGAGAATAATAGGGAGAATAGACCAAGGAAAGGACACTCCAAAGGATAG